From a region of the Helicoverpa armigera isolate CAAS_96S chromosome 14, ASM3070526v1, whole genome shotgun sequence genome:
- the LOC110380145 gene encoding uncharacterized protein DDB_G0283697 — protein MTNATTAENNSTNYYETNKEKCNQTSNNDEELQKCIINTLRILHDDCSNNTSNNSSHLNSHCAATNKIKLDSLNNTKENEIQDKDTVLKYVYKKGDKAEIPTKDKGHIKNSLRRKRATNELHSRSPLPSKFQKPITVNYETIHGPREVEPLAPLRNTENKILGADLADFNIETVHQNTDANSKENIAPKTNNDSSEEVHSNEASNERSNNRNSVRNTEDSRERGEYKNRKSQSDHDSSGEDRDYQNRKPTRGSSERDDYKSSKSESDESGERGDYRNPKSSRENDNSAEHTGYKNRQSGQYLDTSGERGHERGESGNREINKNDKYRQDQDDSGERGNYQNKRNGSGETYSSAESNENNRRPDTRPSSRQIKEDDSGSEENRKSDPNSAESQESAETGNKSLKSRGRDYAPRTNEKYLENDRSYETPNHHRKGPELSNENSDESNEGKETKLPQKEADDNNQASPAPIREIDLDDFSYERVNVNKDGKVEPLKDNLELVDPKQAVEILPLSTASPDTAENNNNALNSLAESNAPETPKLEGNENKLIQIDDGEVKPVVEINPEKDSESSEENNKSNVSDEVESLESILGVKEPEIVNDKHNDQNDKIVEQKAAQDGDVKQEFERIPLNYNHAKKSENGNSQTEAPKDATEETPSDGTLDVFIPDIKYDEHLKIKFDDVSIKLPDIKLPDDILAYTRDGSPYAHDDDDDDKKKDNDDISSYKPSYYRNYADRGKSQDNKNAKEDDDDSDDHNDDHAPRYYGYHGDDEEKQQYKKKEAEANEADEESDEDEDLYEKFVRERFGKRGTFEKRSEKLEAMNPVNPELYKTIKHILKKTADIDEQAKKSGDPNAGYMWTLEYGEKL, from the coding sequence ATGACCAATGCCACGACTGCTGAAAACAACAGCACGAATTACTACGAAACCAACAAAGAAAAGTGCAACCAAACGTCAAATAATGATGAGGAactacaaaaatgtattatcaATACGCTTCGTATACTGCACGACGACTGCTCTAATAACACAAGCAATAACAGTTCCCACCTAAACAGCCATTGTGCAGctaccaacaaaataaaattagattcATTGAATAATActaaagaaaatgaaattcagGACAAAGACACAgttttgaaatatgtatacaaAAAAGGCGACAAAGCAGAAATTCCCACGAAAGATAAAGGTCATATCAAAAACAGCTTACGACGAAAACGAGCGACAAATGAATTACACAGCAGAAGCCCACTCCCCAGCAAGTTCCAAAAGCCCATAACAGTCAATTATGAAACAATACATGGACCTAGAGAAGTAGAACCCTTAGCACCTCTCCGAAAtacagaaaacaaaatactagGAGCCGACCTAGCTGACTTTAATATTGAAACTGTTCATCAAAACACTGATGCAAACAGCAAGGAAAATATAGCCCCTAAAACAAACAACGACTCGAGTGAGGAAGTTCATTCAAATGAAGCAAGCAATGAAAGAAGTAACAACAGAAATTCCGTTAGAAATACTGAAGATAGTAGAGAACGTGGAGAATATAAGAATAGAAAATCACAAAGTGATCATGACAGCAGTGGTGAAGACAGAGATTACCAAAATAGGAAACCCACTCGGGGCAGTTCTGAACGGGATGACTATAAATCATCTAAATCAGAAAGTGATGAAAGTGGTGAACGCGGTGATTATCGAAACCCGAAATCTAGTCGTGAAAACGATAATAGTGCTGAGCACACAGGTTATAAAAATAGACAATCTGGACAATATTTAGATACTAGTGGAGAACGTGGTCACGAAAGGGGTGAAAGTGGAAAccgtgaaataaataaaaacgataAATACAGACAAGATCAAGACGACAGTGGCGAACGTGGAAATTATCAAAACAAGAGAAATGGCTCCGGTGAAACTTACAGTAGTGCAGAGAGTAATGAAAATAATCGCAGACCTGACACCAGACCTTCCTCGCGACAAATTAAGGAAGACGATTCAGGAAGTGAGGAAAATAGGAAAAGTGATCCCAATAGTGCTGAAAGTCAAGAAAGTGCTGAGACCGGCAACAAAAGCTTAAAATCGCGCGGTAGGGATTATGCGCCAAGAACAAATGAAAAGTACCTTGAGAATGACAGGTCTTATGAAACACCGAATCATCACAGAAAGGGCCCAGAACTGTCAAATGAAAACAGTGACGAAAGCAACGAAGGTAAAGAAACTAAACTACCACAAAAAGAGGCAGATGACAACAATCAAGCTTCACCAGCTCCCATTCGTGAAATTGACTTAGATGACTTTAGCTATGAAAGGGTAAACGTAAATAAAGACGGGAAAGTTGAACCACTGAAAGATAATCTTGAGCTCGTAGATCCCAAACAAGCTGTAGAAATATTACCACTTTCCACAGCTTCACCAGACAcagctgaaaataataataatgcactGAATTCGTTGGCAGAGAGTAATGCTCCAGAAACTCCAAAATTAGAAGgaaatgaaaacaaactaaTTCAGATAGATGATGGCGAAGTTAAACCTGTTGTTGAAATAAATCCTGAGAAAGATAGCGAATCaagtgaagaaaataataaatcaaacgtAAGTGATGAAGTTGAAAGTTTAGAATCAATTTTAGGAGTAAAGGAACCAGAAATTGTAAACGACAAGCACAATGATCAAAATGACAAAATAGTCGAGCAGAAGGCAGCTCAAGATGGAGACGTAAAACAAGAATTTGAAAGAATTCCATTGAATTACAATCATGCTAAGAAAAGTGAAAATGGGAACAGTCAAACTGAAGCCCCTAAAGATGCCACAGAAGAAACGCCAAGCGATGGTACCCTAGACGTTTTTATACCTGATATCAAATATGACgagcatttaaaaataaagtttgatGATGTATCTATTAAGTTACCGGACATCAAATTGCCAGACGATATTTTAGCATACACTAGAGATGGTTCTCCATATGCtcatgatgatgacgatgatgacaaAAAGAaagataatgatgatatttCTAGTTATAAACCAAGTTACTACCGTAATTACGCCGATAGAGGAAAATCacaagataataaaaatgctaaagAAGATGACGATGATTCAGATGATCATAATGATGATCACGCACCTCGTTATTACGGATACCATGGTGACGATGAggaaaaacaacaatataaaaagaAGGAGGCAGAAGCGAACGAAGCAGACGAAGAAAGTGATGAAGACGAAGATTTGTACGAAAAGTTTGTTCGTGAACGATTTGGCAAACGAGGCACATTTGAGAAAAGGTCTGAAAAATTAGAAGCTATGAACCCTGTTAATCCTGAATTGTATAAAACTATTAAACACATTCTTAAAAAGACTGCAGATATTGATGAACAAGCTAAAAAGAGCGGAGATCCCAACGCAGGTTACATGTGGACTCTCGAGTATGGAGAAAAGTTGTAA
- the LOC110379743 gene encoding testin: MSKFQDKKMSGSCVETPEAPAWLSKLESQREKLSKARLGHDSGAGAPCNSCGPSCPGLDLHFWRKVCRSCHCSKDVHDVQDDDLSGWAQFELLGTARPKKASLPLIKIRGVTDKPVKLDWVPPNASTELVSEYMSCLGSLAPVSGSEAARRRRAQLRTQLPPHDVAPDVRQHASDFEKSEHTEYITRIKDHVVGMGNVVRVGPLQNGDVFSVESSKTHSATKSYALPLKISNVSRGVKYNIVPKNASDKKLVLDTQGNVVSSAANLPDYKSSPILSRIVKDKLHVMRIESDRIKSAVEHGPVYDKLFKNLEDLNMPVTNDVYLQPIKLFREEYNNNPQFKDETTEFSSKSLGAQIMPDLWSNSNNNVMGTAKMLDSRIQKGTIFAPNGEIWSWKHEPVTPEHSGTLCSTKINPQYSTVTKPINQVEPQQTAPLREYLRSHSEDDLPPPPLPNYSTYPGAVPPPPVPDWNNQPVDNIHPVGENADYLALPQNYGEGTEQIIDQLTDLSLSPAEVEFNRKLYNEGVPCQRCNKSMFAGEVAVKAERAGHEAIWHPQCFTCSKCNELLADLVYFFYKGEIYCARDLADVLEIPRCAGCDELIFTRPYTAAEGRAFHVQHFCCYHCDAPLGGKKYVPDDKTGLPICLQCYDQFYAERCRACSGVIGPEQQGVSWGNMHWHADCFICSGRMCGKSLLSGRFVVKQEMPFCSVPCVQSRIK; this comes from the exons ATGTCTAAGTTTCAGgataaaaag ATGAGTGGCTCTTGTGTGGAGACTCCGGAAGCACCAGCTTGGCTGTCGAAGCTAGAAAGTCAGAGGGAAAAGTTAAGCAAAGCACGACTTGGGCATGATAGCGGAGCCGGTGCACCTTGCAACTCTTGCG GACCATCATGCCCTGGCCTGGACCTTCACTTCTGGAGGAAGGTGTGCCGCTCATGTCACTGCAGCAAAGATGTCCATGACGTACAAGATGATGACCTATCAGGATGGGCACAGTTTGAACTTCTTGGCACTGCCAGGCCGAAAAAGGCTTCAT tACCCCTAATAAAAATTCGAGGAGTAACAGACAAACCTGTCAAACTTGATTGGGTGCCTCCAAATGCATCTACAGAGCTG GTATCAGAGTATATGTCATGCCTGGGCTCCTTGGCCCCAGTCTCCGGTTCGGAAGCGGCCCGGCGTCGTCGCGCTCAACTGCGGACGCAACTACCACCACACGACGTCGCCCCAGATGTCAGACAACATGCCAGTGACTTTGAGAAGTCAGAACACACT GAATACATCACTCGCATCAAAGACCATGTCGTGGGTATGGGTAATGTTGTCAGAGTGGGACCTCTGCAAAATGGAGATGTCTTCTCTGTGGAGAGCAGCAAAACTCATTCCGCTACAAAATCCTACGCCTTGCCCCTAAAAATATCCAACGTATCTCGAGGAGTCAAATACAATATCGTCCCTAAAAATGCTTCCGACAAGAAATTGGTCTTAGATACGCAAGGAAATGTTGTAAGCAGTGCCGCCAATCTGCCAGATTACAAGTCCAGTCCTATACTGAGCCGTATCGTCAAAGACAAACTCCATGTAATGCGCATTGAGTCGGACAGAATTAAGAGCGCAGTTGAACATGGTCCTGTCTACGATAAACTGTTCAAGAATTTGGAGGACTTGAACATGCCTGTTACTAATGATGTTTATCTGCAACCTATCAAGCTCTTCCGCGAAGAGTACAACAATAATCCTCAGTTCAAGGATGAAACTACTGAATTCTCAAGCAAATCCCTTGGGGCTCAAATCATGCCTGACTTATGGTCTAACAGCAACAACAACGTCATGGGTACAGCTAAAATGCTAGACAGCAGAATACAGAAGGGCACTATATTTGCGCCGAACGGAGAGATTTGGAGCTGGAAACACGAACCTGTGACTCCTGAACACAGTGGTACTCTTTGCTCTACAAAGATCAACCCGCAGTACTCCACTGTCACTAAACCTATAAATCAAGTAGAACCGCAGCAGACTGCGCCTCTGCGAGAGTACCTCAGAAGTCACTCCGAAGATGACTTGCCACCTCCGCCTCTGCCAAACTACAGCACATATCCCGGTGCTGTCCCACCACCACCAGTGCCAGACTGGAACAACCAGCCGGTTGACAATATTCACCCTGTTGGAGAAAATGCTGATTACCTGGCTCTTCCACAGAACTATGGTGAAGGTACTGAACAGATAATTGATCAGCTTACAGACTTGTCGCTCAGTCCTGCTGAGGTGGAATTCAACAGGAAGCTGTACAATGAAGGAGTTCCTTGCCAACGCTGTAACAAGTCGATGTTCGCGGGCGAAGTCGCGGTCAAGGCAGAAAGAGCAGGACACGAAGCCATCTGGCATCCTCAGTGCTTCACATGCAGCAAATGTAATGAGTTATTGGCTGATCTCGTGTACTTCTTCTACAAAGGCGAGATTTACTGCGCTAGAGATTTGGCCGATGTTTTGGAGATTCCCCGTTGTGCAGGATGTGACGAGCTGATATTCACCCGTCCTTACACAGCTGCGGAAGGAAGGGCGTTCCATGTGCAACATTTCTGCTGTTATCACTGCGATGCCCCGCTTGGCGGGAAAAAGTACGTCCCCGATGATAAGACGGGTCTGCCGATTTGTTTGCAATGTTATGATCAGTTCTATGCGGAGCGTTGTCGCGCTTGCAGTGGGGTTATAGGGCCGGAGCAGCAGGGAGTATCGTGGGGCAACATGCACTGGCATGCAGATTGCTTTATATGTTCGGGTCGTATGTGCGGAAAGAGTCTGTTAAGCGGACGCTTTGTCGTCAAACAAGAGATGCCATTTTGTAGCGTGCCATGTGTTCAGAGCAGAATTAAGTAA
- the LOC110379749 gene encoding probable prefoldin subunit 6, with product MTEEIQRKMQKELELLSGIQKEYRKAVAQKQQLDSQLNENKAVKEELSLLKKDAEVYKLIGPVLVKQDPEEANQNVAKRMEYISKEIKRTDDHISALENKQEALQENLTKLKNDINKLKLKA from the coding sequence ATGACTGAGGAAATCCAAAGAAAAATGCAGAAAGAGCTGGAACTGTTGAGTGGTATACAAAAAGAATACCGTAAGGCGGTCGCTCAGAAACAACAATTAGATAGTCAGTTAAATGAAAATAAGGCTGTTAAAGAAGAATTATCACTGTTGAAGAAAGATGCGGAGGTATACAAACTTATTGGGCCCGTGCTCGTGAAGCAGGACCCAGAAGAAGCTAATCAAAACGTCGCAAAGCGAATGGAGTACATCAGCAAAGAGATCAAGAGAACAGATGACCACATATCTGCGTTAGAAAATAAACAGGAAGCCCTTCAAGAAAACCTGACGAAGTTAAAGAACGATATAAATAAACTCAAGTTAAAGGCTTAG
- the LOC110379544 gene encoding leucine-rich repeat protein soc-2 homolog: MNLDNSSRENSEALDSVGTVSPRDKYQSMREKKLSTASLTNAEGARPKVVTVKHPESNKPKPTAKKNKPIQADLDIIKEFQRCRDEGLKRLDLSKSSITCLPPNVRDLTHLVEFYLYGNKLALLPAEFGCLVNLQTLALNENSLTSLPQSLANLKCLKVLDLRHNKLNDIPDVVYKLTSLTTLFLRFNRIRVVGNGISHLTNLTMLSLRENKIKELSSGIGKLVNLVTFDVSHNHLEHLPQEIGNCVNLSTLDLQHNELLDIPETIGNLQAITRLGLRYNRLTAIPASLSNCKHMDEFNVEGNSISQLPDGLLASLNELTSITLSRNSFGSYPSGGPAQFTNVFSINLEHNQIDKIPYGIFSRAKNVTKLNMKENLLTSLPLDIGTWVNMVELNLGTNQLAKLPDDIQCLQNLEVLILSNNCLKRVPPSIGSLRKLRVLDLEENKLEVLPNEIGFLHDLQKLIVQSNQLTSLPRSIGHLTNLTYLSVGENNLQYLPEEIGTLENLESLYLNDNPNLCNLPFELALCVSLQIMSIENCPLTAIPPEVVSSGPSLVIQYLKSQGPYRAM; this comes from the coding sequence ATGAATCTCGATAATTCATCGAGAGAAAATTCTGAAGCATTAGATTCTGTTGGTACTGTGAGCCCGAGAGATAAATATCAAAGCATGAGAGAAAAGAAGCTATCCACTGCGTCGCTGACGAACGCTGAGGGTGCTCGGCCGAAGGTCGTGACTGTCAAGCATCCGGAGTCCAATAAGCCGAAACCCACAGCCAAGAAGAATAAACCCATACAGGCAGATTTAGATATTATCAAAGAATTTCAAAGATGCCGTGACGAAGGACTTAAACGGCTTGATTTAAGCAAATCTTCCATTACTTGTCTCCCACCTAATGTCCGTGATCTTACCCACTTAGtggaattttatttgtatggaaacaAGCTAGCATTACTGCCTGCAGAGTTTGGATGTCTGGTGAACCTGCAAACATTAGCATTGAATGAGAATTCACTCACAAGTTTACCACAGTCCCTCGCCAACTTGAAGTGTTTAAAAGTATTAGATCTGCGACACAACAAGCTCAATGACATACCAGACGTTGTTTATAAGCTCACATCActgacaacattatttttaagattcaATAGAATCAGAGTTGTTGGCAATGGAATTTCCCATTTGACTAATTTGACAATGTTAAGtttaagagaaaataaaatcaaagaatTATCATCTGGAATTGGCAAATTGGTGAATTTAGTAACATTTGATGTTTCACACAATCATTTAGAGCATTTACCACAAGAGATTGGTAATTGTGTTAATTTATCAACACTTGACCTTCAACACAATGAGTTATTGGATATACCCGAGACCATCGGCAATCTGCAAGCCATTACCCGCCTGGGCCTCAGATACAACAGACTGACTGCTATCCCTGCCTCACTCAGCAACTGCAAGCACATGGATGAATTTAATGTTGAAGGGAATTCTATATCCCAGCTGCCTGATGGCCTCTTGGCTAGTTTAAATGAACTGACAAGTATCACTCTATCAAGGAACTCATTTGGGAGCTACCCGTCGGGAGGTCCAGCTCAGTTTACTAATGTGTTCTCTATAAATCTGGAGCACAATCAGATTGACAAAATTCCATATGGAATATTCTCCAGGGCTAAGAATGTCACTAAGTTGAACATGAAAGAGAACTTGCTTACATCTCTTCCCCTTGATATTGGAACCTGGGTAAACATGGTGGAACTCAACTTGGGAACAAATCAGTTGGCCAAATTACCTGATGACATACAATGCCTACAAAACTTAGAAGTTCTGATATTATCTAATAATTGCTTGAAGCGGGTACCTCCCAGTATTGGAAGCCTAAGGAAATTGAGGGTTTTGGATCTTGAAGAAAACAAGTTAGAAGTTTTGCCAAATGAAATTGGTTTTCTGCATGATTTACAAAAACTGATTGTTCAGTCAAATCAGCTGACATCACTGCCCCGCTCAATTGGCCACCTGACCAACCTGACATATCTCAGTGTTGGTGAAAACAACTTGCAATACTTACCTGAGGAAATTGGCACTTTGGAGAATCTAGAATCACTTTATCTGAATGACAACCCCAACCTGTGCAATCTGCCGTTTGAGCTAGCACTTTGTGTGAGCTTACAGATCATGAGCATTGAGAACTGCCCACTGACTGCTATTCCACCAGAAGTGGTGTCCTCGGGACCTTCTCTagtaattcaatatttaaagtCTCAAGGGCCATATAGAGCTATGTGA
- the LOC110379553 gene encoding ras-related C3 botulinum toxin substrate 1 has product MSSGRPIKCVVVGDGTVGKTCMLISYTTDSFPGEYVPTVFDNYSAPMVVDGVAVSLGLWDTAGQEDYDRLRPLSYPQTDVFLICFSVTSPSSYENVTSKWYPEIKHHCPDAPIILVGTKIDLRDDRETLSLLSEQGMSPLKREQGQKLANKIRAVKYMECSALTQRGLKQVFDEAVRAVLRPEPQKRHQRKCLIM; this is encoded by the exons ATGTCATCAGGAAGGCCGATCAAATGTGTGGTCGTCGGAGATGGTACTGTCGGTAAAACTTGCATGTTAATATCGTACACTACAGACAGTTTTCCTGGGGAATATGTACCTACAGT ATTTGACAATTATTCAGCACCTATGGTTGTGGATGGAGTAGCAGTATCTCTAGGACTGTGGGATACTGCTGGCCAAGAAGACTATGACAGACTTAGACCATTAAGTTATCCACAGACAGATGTCTTCCTCATATGCTTCAGTGTAACAAG CCCATCATCTTATGAAAATGTGACTTCAAAGTGGTACCCTGAGATAAAGCATCACTGTCCTGATGCTCCCATAATATTGGTTG gTACAAAGATTGATTTGAGGGATGATCGTGAGACCCTCAGTTTGCTGTCGGAACAAGGAATGTCGCCTTTGAAAAGGGAACAAGGCCAAAAGCTGGCCAACAAAATTAGAGCCGTTAAATATATGGAATGCTCTGCATTGACTCAGCGTGGACTCAAACAG GTGTTTGATGAAGCTGTGCGCGCAGTATTAAGACCTGAACCACAGAAGAGACATCAGCGGaagtgtttaattatgtaa
- the LOC110380531 gene encoding peroxidase translates to MMISRIFLAALCCAYAAALSPLAPPHAVGDSGDCALYLNGPGRTSAYDYSINLLKGNFGYEGQSNCITYEAINQAYLEARNRILVSQPKGDWKAEHFASVGELILDISINLARRYGLTYEEIEKGLPLIDTSRTLIREVCPPVFSHVECRAGKYRRFDGLCNNLQHPTWGATMAPFQRLIGPLFADGINSPRIAHHGKDLPLSRVVSRTMHPDEGFHDHAGTVMVIAWGQFMDHDYTLTATPLDPVNRNDPEECCKRPPHLKHPYCNEIRIPDDDYFYRLFGVKCIDFVRGFPSPRPGCRLGSRVPFNTLTGTIDGNTVYGVTEKFARKLRTGFGGLLRMNPVFKEYGLKDLLPLKLDIPDEGCTRPNKNMYCFEAGEIRVNEQLVLTVMHTLMAREHNRVANGLAEVNPHWDDETLFQEARRINIAEIQHITYNEFLPILLGKDVMEKFGLVLEKEGYWDGYDPEVNPDVIASFASAAYRFGHSLLPTAVERWSKAHKFIASKRLSDLIRRPYDLYRAGVLDEYVMGLMNQVAQAMDDSITQEVTNHLFKKVGARFGMDLVSFNMQRGREFGIPGYMEFRKFCGLPPAETFQDLFGSMPNATVQKYETIFDHPIDVDLWSGGVSERPLPGSMLGPTFACIIATQFSYSRRGDRFWFELPNQPSSFTPEQLAEVRKARLARVICDNTDIIDTVQLYPFVLPDHELNPRVPCRSGVIPSMDFSKWAEPAPFHGAGAAKQFVSSFSYDHYVGKK, encoded by the exons TGGGTACGAAGGACAGTCCAATTGCATCACATACGAAGCTATCAATCAAGCTTATCTCGAAGCCAGAAACAgaattt TGGTCTCACAACCGAAAGGCGATTGGAAGGCTGAACACTTCGCGAGCGTCGGAGAGCTCATACTCGACATATCCATCAACTTGGCCCGAAG ATACGGTCTAACCTACGAAGAAATCGAGAAGGGTCTGCCACTAATCGATACATCCCGCACCCTCATCCGAGAAGTATGTCCCCCGGTGTTCTCGCACGTGGAGTGCCGCGCCGGCAAGTACAGGAGATTCGATGGACTCTGCAATAACCTGCAGCACCCTACATGGGGCGCTACTATGGCGCCTTTCCAGAG ATTAATAGGACCGCTTTTCGCTGACGGTATCAACTCGCCGAGAATTGCTCATCATGGAAAGGACTTGCCACTTTCTCGTGTGGTCTCCCGCACTATGCATCCTGATGAAGGTTTTCACGACCACGCTGGTACCGTCATGGTCATCGCTTGGGGACAGTTCATGGACCACGATTACACTCTTACTGCGACTCCACTTG ACCCTGTCAACCGTAACGACCCCGAGGAATGTTGCAAGCGCCCCCCTCACCTGAAGCATCCTTACTGCAACGAGATCCGTATCCCTGACGATGACTACTTCTACCGTCTGTTTGGAGTGAAGTGCATTGACTTCGTGCGAGGTTTCCCGTCGCCAAGGCCCGGCTGCCGTCTGG GTTCAAGGGTTCCTTTCAACACTCTGACTGGAACTATTGACGGAAACACGGTGTATGGTGTAACTGAGAAGTTTGCCAG AAAACTGAGGACAGGCTTCGGTGGTTTGTTGCGCATGAACCCAGTCTTCAAAGAGTATGGACTCAAGGACTTGCTGCCACTCAAACTTGACATCCCTGATGAAGGATGCACCAGACCTAACAAGAACATGTACTGCTTCGAAGCTG GTGAAATCCGAGTAAACGAGCAATTAGTTTTGACCGTGATGCACACTTTAATGGCCCGCGAACATAACAGAGTAGCGAACGGGCTTGCCGAGGTCAACCCTCACTGGGACGATGAGACACTGTTCCAAGAAGCGAGACGCATCAACATCGCCGAGATACAACACATTACCTACAACGAGTTCTTGCCCATCCTACTCGGAAAGGACGTTATGGAGAAGTTCGGTTTAGTGCTCGAGAAAGAG GGTTACTGGGACGGATACGATCCAGAAGTGAACCCTGACGTCATCGCATCGTTCGCTTCAGCTGCTTACCGATTTGGACACTCACTGTTACCTACAGCTGTTGAAAGATGGTCGAAGGCTCACAAATTCATCG CATCGAAGAGACTGTCAGACCTCATCCGTAGGCCTTACGACTTATACAGAGCTGGTGTTCTTGATGAATACGTCATGGGTCTGATGAACCAGGTCGCTCAAGCTATGGACGACTCCATCACTCAGGAAGTGACAAACCATCTCTTCAAGAAGGTTGGAGCTCGCTTCGGTATGGACTTGGTGTCATTCAACATGCAGAGAGGTCGTGAGTTCGGTATTCCCGGATACATGGAGTTCAGGAAGTTCTGCGGCCTTCCTCCGGCTGAAACCTTCCAAGACTTGTTTGGATCTATGCCCAACGCAACTGTGCAGAAATACGAGACTATCTTCGATCATCCCATCGATGTGGATCTTTGGTCCGGTGGTGTGTCTGAGCGACCTCTCCCTGGTTCTATGTTGGGGCCCACTTTTGCTTGCATCATCGCTACTCAATTCTCTTACTCAAGACGAGGAGACAGATTCTG GTTTGAGCTGCCCAACCAGCCATCATCGTTCACGCCTGAACAGTTAGCTGAAGTCAGGAAAGCACGTTTAGCGCGAGTCATCTGTGATAACACGGACATCATCGACACTGTTCAGCTTTACCCATTCGTGTTGCCTGACCATGaact AAACCCTCGTGTACCATGCAGAAGTGGTGTCATTCCTTCAATGGACTTCAGCAAGTGGGCCGAACCCGCGCCCTTCcacggcgccggcgccgccaaGCAATTCGTGAGTAGCTTCTCATACGACCACTACGTGGGCAAGAAGTAG